The Geobacillus genomosp. 3 genome segment CCGTTTTTCACCTTTTGGACGTCATCATCGCGCATCCCTTCATACACTTCTTTGCCGCTTTGGTATGTATGTTTAGCTGTCTCATATACGCCTTTTGCCGTGCGTGAAATCGACTGGCCGATGTTTTCGATCCCTCTCTCGATCTTCGCCTCATCCTTTTGGATAAGGCCGGAAGCCGCATTCCATACGCCGTCGACCGCCTGGCCGAACGTGTCGCCAGCGAATTCGGACGCCTTTTTCACCCCGTCTCCGACCTCTTTGAGAAAGCGGCTGTCCGCCAGTTCGCCGACTACGTTTACCGCCCCTCCGATCAATGTCCCTGCTGCCTTCCCTGCTAATCTGCCAAGTTCCCGAAAAACGCTCAATGGAATTCCCTCCATGTCCGTCGATATAGATGTCCATTGTTTGATTTCGACGTTTTTCCTTATAATCCTTTTCCTTCCATAAAATTTTTAAGAACGAAGGCCCAGGACATAGGGACTTCCCAGCATTCCAGTGTTGGCCGGTTCATAGATTTTTTCCCATAAATAAACCGCCCTGTCATCAGGGCGGACTTCCCGTTCGCATATGGTTCGTTATACGATGTTCGTTTCCATAGATTCATGCCCATCCCTAAAAATTTATGTGCCATCGATCCGCACAACGGCCAGCTTCGTCCGTCTTTGCCGTTTGACTGCCCAGCCGCTCTCATCTGAACCAAAATCCTCGGGCGAGGCGTTTTTCGTATTCTTATGCCACACCTAGGCAAGGCATCCCGCAAGTACGCGGCAAACGATAACCAGCAACAAGCGCTTTTTTGCCTCCTCTTCTCCCAGAGTGAAAGCGAAAAACACGCTATATGCCAATCGCCATGGGCGTTCCGGCCCCCGATTTTCCTACTTCCGGTTCTGATTGAGGAGATGCAAACAAAAGTCCAAATCTGCCTGCAAGTGCTCTTTCATCAACCGTTCCGCCTCGTCACCGTTGTGGTCGCGAATGGCTTCATAAATTTGCTCGTGTTCGTCGATCAAAAACGGGCGTTTATGGTACACGACCGTTTTTCGGAACAAATAAATAATCGATTGCATCCGGTCGATAATGTCGATCATAAATGGATTGTTGCTTGTTTGCACGATTATATTATGGAACTTCTCATTCGCTTCCATAATCTCTTCCGTCGTGCCGGTTCGGGCGGTGACGATGCAGTTTCGCAGTTCGTCCAGCGCCTCCCCGCTCATATACATGGCAGAATAGCGCGCCGCAAACCCCTCAAGCAAAATCCGGACTTGAAAAATGTTGCGCAAATCCGTCTCCGTCGGATTGACGACCTTTTTTTGAAAAATGAGCCCTTCTTGCTCAAGCTTGCGAATGGCTTCCCGGACCGGCGTCCGGCTGACGCCCAGTTCCTCCGCGATTCGCTCTTCGACCAGTTTCGTGCCCCGCGGCAGCTCCCCATTTAATATTTTATCCCGGATGTATTCGTAAGATTTGATGTAAGCAAGTTGCGGTGTTTTTCTCACCAACGCCATCGTCTCCTTTAGCCATTCTATTATAAATTATAAGCAGCGGCCAGGCAGAAGAAAAGGAAACATATTTTGCATTCAATCAACATATAAATGTATACAAAATTTATATTTTTGTGTACAATGGAACGTAAGAAAGCGTTTTACACCTCGCTCAAAAGGAGGCCACCGCACATGTTGGTAGGGTTCATTGGCATCGGCATTATGGGAAAACCGATGGTCAGAAATCTCCTGAAACACGGCTACACGGTGACGGTGTTTGACATCAACGAAGAAGCGGTTCGCCGCGTCGCCTCGGAAGGAGCCGTACCCGCCGCATCCCCGAAAGAAGCGGCCAAAAACAGCGATGTCATCTTTACCATGCTTCCGAACTCCGAGCATGTGAAAAGCGTCGTGCTCGGCAAAGACGGGATCGTGGAAGGGGCAAAACAAGGGGCGATTGTCGTCGACATGAGCTCAATCTCCCCCGTTGTGTCAAAAGAATTGGCCGAAACGTTAGCAGGCCGCGGCATCGATATGCTTGATGCCCCAGTAAGCGGCGGAGAGCCGAAAGCGATCGACGGGACGCTGGCGATTATGGTTGGCGGGAAGGAAGAAGTATTTGAAAAAGTGAAACCGCTTCTCCAGTGCATGGGCAAGGACATCACCCTTGTCGGAGGAAACGGAGCCGGCACCACCGTGAAGCTCGCCAACCAAATCATGGTGAACGTGAACATCGCCGCCATGTCCGAAGCGATCATGTTGGCGGCGAAAGCAGGCATTGATATTGAGAAAATGTATCAAGCCGTCCGCGGCGGCCTTGCAGGAAGCGCGGTGCTCGACGCCAAAATGCCTCTCATTCTCGAGCGCAATTTCCGACCAGGCGGGAGAATTGATATTAATCTCAAAGACTTAACGAACGTCATCGAGACCGCGCACGCAATTGGTGTTCCTGTTCCGCTTGCCAGCCAAGTGCTAGAAATGTTTTACGCGTTGAAAGTCGACGGAAAAGAAGGGCTTGATCACGCGGCATTGGTGCAATACTACGAAAAACTCGCCAACTTCCCAGTGGCGCAGCCTGCCAGCGTGTAACCGCCCTTCCCCTGTCATTTTGAAAAGAGAGAGGGAATGACAATGTTGCGAACGGTGGAAGCCATCCAATCTTACCCGAAACTTGATGATGAGGCTGTTAAACGATTGTGGACGGAAACGTACCCACTTCTTGGCGGCCATAAAATCGTGGTTCTTGACGATGACCCGACCGGTGTACAAACCGTCCACGGCGTATCAGTCTATACCGATTGGACGTACGAATCCATCAAACGGGGATTTGAAGAAGAAAACAACCTTTTTTTCATTTTAACCAACTCGAGAGCGTTTACCGCTGACGTCACCAAAAACGTCCATCAAGACATTGCCGAACGGATCGAGGCGGTCTCCCGTGAGCTCAATCGCCCGTACCTTCTCATCAGCCGCGGGGACTCGACGTTGCGGGGGCATTATCCGCTAGAAACGGACGTGTTAAAAACCACCATTGAGCGAAACCGCCATCGGGCGATCGACGGAGAAGTCATCGCACCGTTTTTCCAAGAAGGCGGAAGATGGACGATCAACAATATCCACTATGTCGAACAAGACGGAGTGTTGGTGCCCGTCGGCGAAACCGAATTTGCAAATGATCGGACGTTCGGATACCGTTCAAGCCACCTAGGTGAATGGGTGGAGGAGAAAACACGCGGAAAATACAGCAAGGACGAAATGGTGTACATCTCGCTCGACCGCATCCGACGGCTCGATATCGACGGCATCTACCGGCAGCTCATGTCCGTCACTCATTTTAACAAAGTGATTGTCAATGCAATTGAAGAACAGGACATCGCCGTTTTCGCCATCGCCCTGATCAAAGCCATTCGCGACGGCAAAACGTTTTTATTCAGAACCGGCGCATCGTTCACGAAAGTCATCGGCAACATTCCCACCCGGCCTTTCCTGACCGCCGAAGAACTCCTGACGGGCCAAAAGGAAAACGGCGGCTTGATTATCGTCGGGTCCCATGTGAAAAAGACGACCGACCAGCTCCAGCGGCTCAAAGAGCTTCCCGGCCTGCAGTTCATTGAGCTGAACAGCCATCTCGTTTTCGACGAGGACGCCTTTTCGCACGAAATTGAACGCGTCCGGCTGGAAGCCGAGGAGAACGTGGCCAAGGGCATCACGACCGTCGTTTACACAAAACGAGAGCGCCTGGAACTCGGCGATGGAATGGAAGAAGAAGAACTGAAGCTGTCTGTCGCCATCTCCGCCGGCGTCACCCGCATTGTCTCGGAGTTTTCCGCAACACCGAAATATCTCATCGCCAGGGGCGGCATTACATCAAGCGATATCGGCACAAACGGACTGCACGTGAAACGCGCCACAGTAATGGGGCAAATCGCACCCGGGGTGCCGGTCTGGCGGACGGGCCCGGAAAGCAAATTCCCGTCCATTCCGTACGTCATCTTTCCTGGCAATGTGGGGACGGTGGATACGTTAAGGGAAGTGGTATCCGTTCTTGAGGGATCCTGATAGTTATTTTATGGAAGAGAATCAACTAGAGCTGCTGTTCAATCAAACGTTTCGCTACCAAACAGGCGTTTCAATTGCATGCCTTGCTACCGCTTTGCGTATCAGCAATGGCAGCCACGAGAAATACACAACCCAATTCAAGCAAAATCGAGTAGGAGAGGGTGACTAACCCTCGTCCTCTCACACCACCGTACGTACCGTTCGGTATACGGCGGTTCCATTAAGTCTGACGCAGAGATTCATATCGTTGATAAAGACTCTTCAGCCCTTGGCTCTCCCAATAGGAGTTGCCAAGGGCTTTATGCAAGATGGGACTAGCGGCCACTCTCCAATATTTCTTCCGAGTGTTTCCCCATTCATATGCTTTCCGCTTGGGCACTCCTAAACTTTGCAGTTTTCGGACTCTGGTTCTCGGAAGTTTCCACTCTTTCCATTGGCACATGCGCAGCCTTCGTCGAATCCATCCATCTAGTTCTTTGAACACACTTGGAGTCTCTGCTAACGAGAAGTATCCACACCATCCCAGAATGTACTGGTTGAGCTGTTCGATTCGCTCGGGCATGGGAATCGGTTTCGATCGACTCGTCATGGTGCGTATCCTTTGCTTCATGCGCCGAATACTTTCCTTTGCGATCCGGATTTTTGGCTCCTTATTTGGGGTGAAGCTAAAACCGAGGAATTTTCTCCTCCACGGTCGATCCACTGCCGATTTGGTTTCATTGACTTTCAGCCGGAGTTTCTTTTCAATGAATGCCGTGATCGATTTCATCACCCGTTCCCCGGCCTTCTTCGTCCTTACGTAGATATTGCAGTCATCCGCATACCGTACAAATTTGTGCCCTCGTTTTTCCAATTCTTTGTCCAGCTCATCCAAGAGAATGTTGGACAAAAGTGGACTGAGCGGCCCTCCTTGTGGAGTCCCCTCTTGTGTTTCCATGACCACCCCGTTGATCATGACCCCTGCCTGTAGATACTTCCGTATCAACTTTAGGAGGATTTTGTCTGGAATTCGTTTCGCTAATATCCCCATCAGTTTGTCATGGTTGACTCGATCAAAGAACTTTTCCAAGTCGATATCTACCACCCATGTATATCCTTCCTGAATATACTGCTTCGCCTTTTTCACCGCGTCGTGTCCTCTTCGACCGGGACGAAACCCGTAGCTGTGTTCCGAAAAGGATGGGTCAAAGATCGGCGTGAGCACTTGGGCGATGGCCTGTTGGATGAACCGGTCTGTCACGGTCGGGATTCCTAGTAACCTGACTCCTCCGTTCGGTTTCGGGATTTCGACCCGTCGGACCGGGCAAGGTTCGTAGGTCCCTTCTTCCAAAGCGCGCCGTATCACGTCCCAATGTTCCACGAGGTGTCTTCGCAGGTCTTTGACGGACATTCCATCGGTTCCATGGGACCCTTTATTCTTTTCCACTTGTTTGAGTGCTCGCAGGAGATTCTCCCGTGACAGTACCTGTTTCATCCACATTCCGATTCTTCCTCTCTACGTGAACGATCCGTTCTATTTGTGCCATCTTCTTCTCCACCCTCTTGAGGTCCCCCATGGACTTCACCATTTCCTCCCTCAAGCAGGCCCTTTCGGGTTGTCTGCTTCATCAAAGAAGATGAACGCCTAGTGGCCGTTCTCCTTCATGGTTCGGTCCTTCCCCTTCTACCTTAAGCTAGACGGGTACTATGACCTCTGCTGACTTCTGTCCGTTCAGCGTTGGATCGCTCCAACGGTTGCCAAGCGCACTTGGCTTCCCGGACAGACCTCCCCGGGTAAGAGTGCAGTCTTTCCTTCCATCTATCTGCTTCATTTACTCGGTATCACCTTCGGCAGAAAGGGCTTCGTTTTGTCGTGCAAACTCACCCAATGATACCCAGCCTCTTATGAAGTTCGTGTTCCTCAGACCGGAAGTTTGCCGCCCGCTTCCTTCAGATTCTGCGTCGCCGCAGACACCCTTGCGTTAAGCTAACTGCTACTTCTGCCTTCGCAGTTCGGGACTTTCACCCTATAGACTGCACCCATGCCGGGCGCACACAAAAGAAGCCGGCATCGCTTCAGCCGGCTTCCAACTTTATCAACGCGCGAAACTTCGCTTTCTCCATTCGCCTTGCCTTAGGTTTAATGGGTAAACCACTCAATCGGAACAGTGACCAATGACGGGAAAACGATCAGCAAAATCAACACAACCACTTGGACGAGCAAAAATGGCCAAACTCCTTTCATAATGTCGTCCATGGAAATCTTCCCGATCCCGCAAGCTACATTGAGTACGGTTCCTACCGGAGGCGTGAGAAGGCCAATGGCGTTGTTTAAAATAAACAGGATCCCAAAATATACCGGGTCAATGCCCGCTTTTTCAACAATCGGCATCAAAACAGGTGTTAGCACAAGAATCGTTGGAGTTAAATCCATCGCAGTGCCGACAATGAGAACTAACAGGTTAATCATTAACAACAAAAGCAACGGATCGTCCATCAGCGGCGCTACAACCTCTGTAATCGAAGAAGGAATATTGGCGACCGTAATCATCCACGAAGCAACCATAGATGCGGCAATAAGAAACATCACGACACTCGTTGTTTTCGAAGCGGCCACAAGCGCATCGTACAAATCCTTCAGCCGAATTTGGCGGTAAATCACAGTGCCTACAAACCAGGCATAAAAAACGGCAACAGCAGCTGCTTCAGTCGCTGTAAAAATTCCCCCTTTCATTCCGCCTAAAATAATTACCGGCAGCAATAGCCCCCAAAATGCGTGCTTCGTCGCCTGTATCATTTCTTTCGCTGATTTTCTCGGGTAAACCGCAGACTGTTCCTTTCTCGATACATACCACCAAACAATGGCCAACCCGAACGCCATCATCAAGCCAGGCACAATCCCGCCTATAAATAGCTTTGTGATCGATACACCGCTCGCTACCCCAAAGATAATAAACGGGATACTCGGGGGAATAATAGGCGCAATGATTCCTCCAGCTGCCACTAATCCGGCTGACCGTCTCGGGTTGTAGCCTGCCTGGGTCATCATTGGGATCAGAATGGCCCCGACTGCAGCTGTGTCCGCCACCGCCGAACCCGATAAACAAGCAAATAACACAGCTGTCATAATAGCCACATACCCTAACCCGCCGCGGACATGGCCAACAATGGAAATCGCAAAATCGATAATTCTTTTCGAAATGCCGCCCGCATTCATTAACTCTCCGGCGAGGATAAAAAACGGGATCGCCATGAGACTGACGCTATCGGCCCCATTCACTAGCGTTTGAGCAACGATTTGGCTGTCCAGCATACCGAGATACAGCATCAGGCATACAGCGCTAATCATAAGGGCAAAGGCGATCGGGATCCCTAATGCCATCGCCCCTAACAGCGATCCAACAAAGATAGTAATCGTCATATAACCTCACCTCACTTTACGATGGTTTTCTCTCTTAATACATAAGGCACTTCTTCTTCTGTCTCCTTCATGACTGTCAGTACATCAATCGTTTTTTCGTAAAAAAACACTTTGTACAAATTAAACAAAAGAATCACCGCAAACGATAAACTAGTGATAATGCCGACACCATAGACCAAAGCAAGCGGAAGCCCGGTAGCCGCTGCTTTTGTGTCTGTATTAAGCAAAGTGGTTTTTACGCTTCCATCAAACAGTAACCAAAGGAGATAAAAGATAAGTAGATTTCCGATTACATACACCAACTTTTTGGCCTGGCGGGGAAGACGTTTAATGAGCGTATCCACCCCTAAATGGCGATTCTCTTTCAATGCACCAATGGCTCCTAAAAACGTTAGCCAAATAAATAAGAACCTTGACATTTCCTCTGACCACGTAATCCCTGAATTAAACACGTAACGGAGCACAACATTGGTAAACACAAAAATGAACATAACGGCTAAAAATAAAGCCATTGTGATATTTAATAGGCGATCAAAAAACCGGGACACCTTCCCCATCCTGATCCTCCCACCTTTCTCAAATGCACGTTGATCAACCCTCTTCTTTTAGGGGGGAATCCGTTCCGATGCAGCAGATATGAAAGATTTAGAAAGGGGGCTTATCCCCCCTATCTACAGGCAACACGGGTATGCGTTACTTTGTCTCTTTTATCGCTTCAAACAACTGATCCATGAGTTCTTTTCCATAAACCTTTTCAAACTCTTTGTATACTGGCTGAACGGCATTCTTAAATGCTTGTTGGTCTACTTCGTTAATTTTCATTCCTTGTTTTTCCAATTCTTGTCTAAGTTTTTGCTCATCTGCTTTTACCGCTTCACGATGGAACTGCCCTGCTTCTTTTGCACTTTCCTCAATAATTTTTTGTTGCTCTGGAGAAAGCGTTTTCCAGAATTTTTCACTAATCGCCAACGGAAGCGGGCTATATTGATGGCCTGTCAGCGATAAGAACTTTTGCACTTCGTATAGTTTGCTATTGTAAATGTTGGTCAGCGGATTCTCTTGCCCATCAACAATATGCTGTTCTAATGCTTGGAACAACTCGCCAAAAGCCATCGGCGTCGGATTGGCTCCTAGCGTTTTGAATATGCTTACTGACACAGGGATTTCAGGCATTCTGATTTTCAACCCTTTTAAGTCATCCGGGGTTTGAATCGGTTTGACGTTGTTCGTCACATGCCGAAATCCGTTTTCCCAATAAGCCAAAATATGGATATTCTTGTCGATTAAAGGTTTCGCCAAATCTTGTCCAAATGGACCATCAAGAACTTTCCAAGCTTGCTCGAAACTATCGAAGAGATAAGGCAACTCGACAATTCCGATTGGTTGGTAAAGGCTCGAGTAAATCCCTGTACCGACCGCTGTCATTTGCAATGTATTCGATTGAACCGCCTGGAGCATCGCCGGTTCACTGCCTAACTGTTCGCCCGGAAACACTTGAACCTCAATTTGGCCTTTCGATTTTTCTTCTACAAGTTCTTTAAATTTCAACGCCGCTTGATGTCTAGGGTTCGTTTCCGCCGCACCGTGGCCGAATTTGATCACAATCTTTTTGCTGCTAGCTTGGCCGCTCTTTTGTTCGGATGATTGCTGAGAACTCGAAGAAGAACAGCCAGCGAGAAAGATGGCACTTAACATGAACAACGCCAATAAGATGGAAGCCACTCGTTTGATTGACACGATATAATCCCCCTATCCCTTTTCATTTGAATCGTTAATCAATATGCATGCCGCCGTTAATATCAATTTCTTCGCCGGTAATATAGCCCGCCTGTTCGGAAGCCAAGAAGGCAATCGTGTAGGCAACATCTGTTACAGTGCCTATTCTTCCGACAGGAACCCCTTTAATAATCTCCTTTTTCACTTCTTCCGTTAGCATCCCACCGGTAATGTCCGTGCCGATGAGGCCGGGAGCTACGGCGTTGCAAGTGATGCCAAAGGGCGCCATTTCCCGTGCGACAGCTTTTGTAAAACCAGCGACAGCTGCCTTGGCTGCGGAATAATGCGACCCGCCAAACACCCCTCCACCCCGCTTTCCGGAAACAGAACCAAGGTTAACGATCCGTCCATAATGTTGCCGTTTCATGTGCGGTAGCACTTCTTGAGTTAAATAATAGATGCTTTTGACATTCACTCGAAAAATGAGATCCCATTCTTCTTCCGGAATTTCAAGAACCCTTGTCGGACGTGTAATCCCGGCGTTATTCACGAGAATATCGATCTTGCCGAATTTGCCGACAATCTCTTGCACCACGCTCGAAACCTGCGCCCGGTTCGTGACATCCAACTGCACGGGGGATGCTTTCCCATTTTGTGCGTTAATTTCTTCAGCCGCTTCCTTCACCCCCTCAAAGTCAATGTCAGCTAATATAACGGTCGCTCCCCTATACGCCAGCTGTTTAGCAGTTTCCCTTCCGATTCCTCTTTTTGATCCAGCTCCTGTAATGAAGGCTACCCTATCTTGAAAGTTCACTGTTCAACCTTCTCCTTTCGTTCAAACGATGATCTGCTCTAGAACACATAGATGAAGAAACGCCGACGTAACCGCCATTGTCCATCTTGGAAATGACAGGAGAACAACCATCTGCCGTTCCTCACTCACTGTAAGCGGTTACTTTTTTTGCGGCCATGCTCACCTGTCTGTAGAATCTGCGACATGACTATCCCTGTTTTCCACCTTGGCCTTTTGCCTAGATTTTCACTCCGAGACTACACCACCTACCCTTTTGCTATATTTTTAATAACGCTTTCCTGTTTGCCGAGGAATGCCTGCCATGGAACAAGTCCAACACCTTCAACTGCATAATGGAAAGCGATAGAATCCCATCGCAATACAAGCATGCGTTCCATTGGGGTTCGCCTTTCAGTCCGAAACGAATGAAGATCCCCTTTCCCGTTTGCCGAAACGACAAACGAAAGCGCTGCCAACAATAAGGTAAGCATTCCACCCTTCAATACGGAAAACCCGGCATCAACCATCTCTTGTTCATCCGCCCCCCCTGTTTGAACATCCAATACCACCACCCCTTTTTAAACGTTTAACCAATTTAATCAAATTATTAACCAAAATAAGCAAACCTGTCAACAATTTTTTAGATAATTCAATCTATTATACACAAATCTTAGACGAAGATAGAGCATATCATCCGAATCGAAAAAACTATGAGATATGACGCCCCCTTAGAACCCCAAAACAAGTCCCGTTGGCCGCAACCCATTCCATTGGAAATGTACCTATAGACTCGAAGGATGAGTGCAACAGCTTCAACAAACAACAAAATATCTCTCATTGAATGACTCTGCTTTTTATATTAATATTTTGTTAGAACCTCTTAAAAAGTAAAACGTTTAAAAAAACATAACAAACATAACTGTGTAAAGATAAACTCATGATGTTGTAGAATTAATCATAGCTAGAAGTGTTTCATCGAGTTCCGACAACTAAAAATGCCCGTGACACCTTTGACGCTCCAAACGAAAGCGTTTCCCGCTACCGTTGCTTTATTGGTGATGGCTTTTGCAGAAAATGAGCACGGGTGAATTTCACTCTCCCCTAAGGAACACATGGCCCATAAACGGGGAATTGCCTAGAAAGGAATGAAAACAATGAAAATCACGATGAAAGATATCGCCAAGGAAGCTGGCGTATCCGTTGCCACTGTCTCGCACGTGATCAATGGAACAAAGCGCATATCAGAAGAAAAAGAAAAGCGCATTTGGGAAACGATCAAAAAGTATAATTACGTACCCGATGCAAGAGCAAAGCAGTTGCGCCTCCAAAAGACGAAAACAGCCGCGCTCGTTGTATCAAGCTTGCCTGATTCATATGTCACAGGGTTTGTGAATGCTGTAGGAATGCGAGCCCGGGAATTAGGATATCACCTACTGTTTGTCAATACGAATGAAAACTTAGAGCATGAAAAAGAAACCATTCATTTATTAAGTTCGCACATGGTGGATGGGATTATTTTATCCCCTTCCCAAAGTGACATCAGTTATTTGCAAACATATATTGATCAACATTTGCCCATCGTTCTTGTGAATCGGTATGACCCGAAGATCACAAACATCCCGCGAGTAGTGGCCGATGATTTTCAAGCTGGTTATGATGCTACGATCCATTTGCTTCAACACGGCCATAAACATATTGGCGTCATCTATGGCGTTCCGAACGTTTCAACAACAAATCAACGCATTGAAGGGTATAAAACCGCCCTCCAAGAACATGGGGTGCCATTCAACGAACATTATTTAGAAATGGGCTATGCGACGGTTGAAGGGGGGTATAACGCCGTCAAAACGCTTTTAAACCGCCACCAAGAAATCACTGCCCTATTTGTTTTGAATGATGCCATGACCATTGGCGCCCTAAAGGGCATTCATAGCCTGCTTTTAAAATGCCCTGACGATATAGCCCTTATTGGATTCGGCGATTTTGAGGCGGCGAGCGTGACGGATCCCCCGATCACCAATATTTATTTGCCGCCTGATACGATTGGAAGAACCGCGTTCGATATACTGATCAACCGAATCAATAATCCGAACTACTGTAAAAGCGTTTCCTTGCCTACATCGCTTATTATCCGAAAGTCGTGTGGTTGCTAACAAAAACTTGACGTCCAGTCGAAATTCCCCCTTCGTTCCATATCCTTGTCAGCTGCCGAAAGAGGTAAGCATTTTTCATCCGGCCTCTTTCGAGCAGCGTTTGTTCAGTTTTCAAGATGGACGGAGTTCATCACCTATCCGGAATGAGGCCCTCCATCCGCTTGCTACGATAGAAGCGGGGGAGAAGGTCAAATTCAATGGCTTTTCTGTTCTCCTTTCTTCTTTTCCGAGCAGCCTGCACATATTCCGTACCATATTTTCACGCCTTCTGCCGTATCAACGGCATCAATTTCTTTTCCGCACACTTGGCATACAATGGTGCCTTGCTCGACAGCGAACGCCTTCACCATCATGATCCCCCCGTCACTTTTTCCTAATGCAAAAGCATGTCGAGCAACTGATACGGTTCCTGTTTATCCGCTATTTCACCATTTATAGCGGCAAGGTTTTGATAGATGATTTTATTCTCTTTAAGTCCGACAGCGTGGCCTGCATATCCATTCACGAGCAACTCTACGGCCGCCACTCCCATTTTGCTTGCCAATACCCGGTCAAATGCCGATGGAGACCCTCCTCTTTGGATGAACCCTAATGACGTCGTCCTCACCCGAATATGGAGCTTCGTTTCGATGTATTGCTGCAACTCCTGCAAATCATACATTCGTTCCGTTACAATCACGAGATTATTGTGCTTTCCACTTTTGATTCTCTCATGCAGTTTGGCACATATCGCATCAACATCCAATTTTCTTTCTGGAGTTGAGACGATTTCTCCCCCGCCTGCCAAAGCGGCATATAAGGCCAAATCGCCGCAATATCTTCCCATGACTTCGACAATGGCCGTTTTATCGTGGGAAAAATCAGTATCCTTAATTTTCTGAATACAATCCAAAATCGTGTTCAACGTCGTGTCAAATCCAATCGAATAATCCGTGTAAGCTAGATCATTGTCGATCGTGGCCGGGATGCCGATGACGCTGACGCCAAGCTCCCGCAGTTTTTCTGCTCCTTTTAACGACCCTTCTCCACCGATCACGATCAAACCGTCGATGCCGGCGTTTTGTAATACTTGGATGGCTTTTTTCCTGCCTTCCTCTCTCATGAATTCCGACGATCTCGATGTTTTTAACATCGTCCCTCCACGATCAGCCATATCCTCTACGTCGGAAATCGTCAGACGCTGAATGTCGCCGTCGATCAATCCTTGGTATCCATACCGGATGCCGACGGCTTCGAATCCATGATAATGAGCCGCTTTGACCACCGCTCTGATGGCCGCATTCATTCCCGGCGCATCCCCGCCGCTCGTTAAAACGCCAAGTTTTTTCATGATCATGGACACCTCTGCTCGATATTACAAGAAACCGGCTCTGCACCGTTGTATAAAAGAATCCCAGCAACTAGACGGAGACCGTTGCTGAACGGTTCAAACATGCCTCGGCCGCCTACGTTCAACTAGATTTCTTTAAACTTTTTTTATCGTTCTGGGCGAGGGCCTTCCCCGATTGTTTGACGAGAAAAACAACGATGCAAGAACTGAGGAT includes the following:
- a CDS encoding GapA-binding peptide SR1P, which translates into the protein MVKAFAVEQGTIVCQVCGKEIDAVDTAEGVKIWYGICAGCSEKKKGEQKSH
- a CDS encoding SDR family NAD(P)-dependent oxidoreductase; the protein is MNFQDRVAFITGAGSKRGIGRETAKQLAYRGATVILADIDFEGVKEAAEEINAQNGKASPVQLDVTNRAQVSSVVQEIVGKFGKIDILVNNAGITRPTRVLEIPEEEWDLIFRVNVKSIYYLTQEVLPHMKRQHYGRIVNLGSVSGKRGGGVFGGSHYSAAKAAVAGFTKAVAREMAPFGITCNAVAPGLIGTDITGGMLTEEVKKEIIKGVPVGRIGTVTDVAYTIAFLASEQAGYITGEEIDINGGMHID
- the pfkA gene encoding 6-phosphofructokinase; translation: MKKLGVLTSGGDAPGMNAAIRAVVKAAHYHGFEAVGIRYGYQGLIDGDIQRLTISDVEDMADRGGTMLKTSRSSEFMREEGRKKAIQVLQNAGIDGLIVIGGEGSLKGAEKLRELGVSVIGIPATIDNDLAYTDYSIGFDTTLNTILDCIQKIKDTDFSHDKTAIVEVMGRYCGDLALYAALAGGGEIVSTPERKLDVDAICAKLHERIKSGKHNNLVIVTERMYDLQELQQYIETKLHIRVRTTSLGFIQRGGSPSAFDRVLASKMGVAAVELLVNGYAGHAVGLKENKIIYQNLAAINGEIADKQEPYQLLDMLLH
- a CDS encoding LacI family DNA-binding transcriptional regulator, which encodes MKITMKDIAKEAGVSVATVSHVINGTKRISEEKEKRIWETIKKYNYVPDARAKQLRLQKTKTAALVVSSLPDSYVTGFVNAVGMRARELGYHLLFVNTNENLEHEKETIHLLSSHMVDGIILSPSQSDISYLQTYIDQHLPIVLVNRYDPKITNIPRVVADDFQAGYDATIHLLQHGHKHIGVIYGVPNVSTTNQRIEGYKTALQEHGVPFNEHYLEMGYATVEGGYNAVKTLLNRHQEITALFVLNDAMTIGALKGIHSLLLKCPDDIALIGFGDFEAASVTDPPITNIYLPPDTIGRTAFDILINRINNPNYCKSVSLPTSLIIRKSCGC
- a CDS encoding TRAP transporter substrate-binding protein yields the protein MSIKRVASILLALFMLSAIFLAGCSSSSSQQSSEQKSGQASSKKIVIKFGHGAAETNPRHQAALKFKELVEEKSKGQIEVQVFPGEQLGSEPAMLQAVQSNTLQMTAVGTGIYSSLYQPIGIVELPYLFDSFEQAWKVLDGPFGQDLAKPLIDKNIHILAYWENGFRHVTNNVKPIQTPDDLKGLKIRMPEIPVSVSIFKTLGANPTPMAFGELFQALEQHIVDGQENPLTNIYNSKLYEVQKFLSLTGHQYSPLPLAISEKFWKTLSPEQQKIIEESAKEAGQFHREAVKADEQKLRQELEKQGMKINEVDQQAFKNAVQPVYKEFEKVYGKELMDQLFEAIKETK